The proteins below are encoded in one region of Cohaesibacter intestini:
- a CDS encoding phage portal protein — protein sequence MFRWTWKGPERSNASKSLNAIDQSEDTVEAKSSRTGAIVAMHQTGRPRWTPRDYGALAQQGFARNPIVYRSIRMIAEAAASVQILCQCGDERLNDHPVLALLRRPNEGQAGVDWLEMVFGHLLVSGNAYVEAVYGASALRELHALRPDRMKVIPGGDGWPEAYAYSVGSRTVRFVQETDSQPTNPILHLTLFHPHDDHYGLSPLEAAQTSLDVHNAAAGWNKALLDNSARPSGALVYAANEAGNLSDEQFERLKRELEEGYQGALNAGRPLLLEGGLDWKSMSMSPRDMDFIEAKNSAAREIALAFGVPPMLLGIPGDNTYANYAEANRAFWRQTVLPLATRCLQSLAIWLSPAFDAPFDLKVDLDQISALASEREALWRRVGDASFLSDDEKRAAVGYAPSVPDPETRDPEDGEGGS from the coding sequence ATGTTTCGCTGGACCTGGAAGGGGCCGGAGCGGTCCAACGCATCCAAAAGCCTCAATGCAATTGATCAAAGCGAAGACACAGTGGAAGCCAAAAGCTCCCGCACAGGGGCAATTGTCGCGATGCATCAAACCGGACGCCCCCGCTGGACGCCCCGCGATTATGGGGCGCTTGCGCAACAAGGTTTTGCCCGCAACCCGATCGTTTATCGCTCGATCCGGATGATCGCCGAAGCGGCTGCTTCGGTGCAGATCCTTTGCCAATGCGGCGACGAGCGGTTGAATGACCATCCAGTGCTCGCTCTCCTGCGTCGCCCCAATGAGGGCCAAGCGGGCGTCGATTGGCTTGAAATGGTGTTTGGCCATTTGCTCGTCTCGGGCAATGCCTATGTCGAAGCGGTCTATGGAGCCAGCGCCTTGCGCGAGTTGCATGCCCTGCGCCCGGACCGGATGAAGGTGATCCCCGGGGGCGATGGTTGGCCGGAAGCCTATGCCTATAGCGTCGGCAGCAGGACCGTTCGCTTTGTTCAGGAAACCGATAGCCAGCCGACCAACCCGATTTTGCATCTGACTTTGTTCCACCCCCATGATGACCATTATGGTCTCAGCCCTCTGGAAGCGGCGCAAACGAGCCTTGATGTTCACAATGCGGCTGCGGGCTGGAACAAGGCGTTGCTCGACAATTCCGCCCGTCCGTCCGGTGCGCTGGTCTATGCAGCCAATGAAGCAGGCAATCTGAGTGATGAACAATTTGAGCGCCTCAAACGCGAGTTGGAAGAAGGCTATCAGGGGGCGCTTAATGCCGGTCGCCCCTTACTGCTTGAAGGGGGGCTCGATTGGAAGAGCATGAGCATGTCGCCCCGCGACATGGACTTTATCGAGGCGAAAAACAGCGCTGCTCGCGAGATCGCTCTGGCCTTTGGCGTGCCGCCGATGCTGCTGGGGATCCCCGGCGACAACACCTATGCCAATTACGCCGAAGCAAACCGCGCATTCTGGCGCCAGACTGTCCTCCCACTCGCCACGCGATGCCTGCAATCCCTTGCCATCTGGCTGTCGCCCGCCTTTGACGCACCGTTTGATCTCAAAGTCGATCTCGATCAAATCTCCGCTCTGGCCAGCGAACGAGAAGCCCTTTGGCGGCGGGTCGGCGATGCATCCTTCCTGAGCGATGATGAAAAACGCGCCGCTGTTGGCTATGCCCCATCCGTGCCGGATCCGGAGACACGTGATCCCGAAGACGGCGAGGGAGGGTCATGA
- a CDS encoding HK97 family phage prohead protease produces the protein MNRHHSQLREKKAIAVSLDQVDEKGLFEGYACLFGKEDLGRDIIRKGAFRESLSKRGIGGVKLLYQHDPAQPIGHWKTIREDERGLFVRGQLALDVGKAQEVHAMMQAGILDGLSIGFRTLKGRKDPKSGARHLLALDLWEISVVTFPMQPDARISSVKSGFPDGAPAHGPFSKRALERKLMQDAGLSRSQTRALLAHGFSGLTGKQDAVSTGYPSQLTQLHRLTLSMHKATRSLLS, from the coding sequence ATGAATCGTCATCATTCCCAACTTCGCGAAAAGAAAGCCATTGCCGTCTCTCTGGATCAGGTCGACGAAAAGGGGCTTTTTGAAGGCTATGCCTGCCTGTTTGGCAAGGAAGATCTTGGCCGCGACATCATCCGCAAAGGCGCTTTTCGAGAGAGCCTGTCCAAACGCGGCATCGGTGGCGTCAAGCTGCTCTATCAGCATGATCCAGCCCAGCCAATCGGCCACTGGAAGACCATCCGCGAGGATGAACGGGGGCTGTTTGTGCGGGGGCAATTGGCGCTCGATGTCGGGAAGGCGCAAGAAGTCCACGCCATGATGCAGGCGGGCATTCTTGACGGTCTCTCCATCGGCTTTCGCACCCTCAAGGGACGCAAGGACCCCAAATCCGGCGCGCGGCATTTGCTCGCGCTTGATCTTTGGGAAATCTCCGTCGTCACCTTTCCCATGCAGCCGGATGCGCGGATATCTTCCGTCAAATCCGGCTTTCCTGACGGAGCCCCCGCCCATGGCCCCTTCAGCAAACGCGCCTTGGAACGAAAACTCATGCAGGACGCGGGGTTGTCTCGTTCCCAGACCCGGGCGCTTCTGGCGCACGGCTTTTCCGGTCTCACAGGCAAGCAGGACGCTGTCTCCACCGGTTATCCATCCCAGCTGACCCAACTGCATCGGCTGACGCTCTCCATGCACAAGGCCACCCGTAGTCTCCTCAGCTGA
- a CDS encoding phage major capsid protein has protein sequence MDHSILPAPETKSLGDADLGSAFDEFLRSFEAFKDANDERLDQIEKRSVDVLTESKVNRISKSLDDQQAALDGLLLKSRRPGLGGNTRLAGAETIHSMEHKTAFDRYIRSGVEQDLRQLEAKAMATTSDPDGGYLVPDQIEAEVGKRLAAISPIRAIADVREVSGSVLKKPFAISGPAVGWVGETASRPQTDASTLSELAFPTMELYAMPAATPSLLDDGAINIEEWIAAEVEAAFAQQEGAAFVNGDGVNKPKGFMAETSVDEASWSWGNLGHIKTGAAGAFASSDPGDALIELIYSLKAGYRQNAQFVMNRRTQATIRKLKDSDGNYLWQPPAGVGAKASLLNFAITEAEDMPDIAASSNAVAFGDFKRGYLIVDRLGLRILRDPFSAKPYVLFYTTKRVGGGVQDFDAIKLLNFAA, from the coding sequence ATGGATCATTCCATTCTGCCCGCTCCTGAAACCAAATCGCTGGGTGATGCCGATCTCGGCTCTGCCTTTGATGAGTTCCTGCGCTCCTTTGAAGCCTTCAAGGACGCCAATGACGAGCGTCTTGATCAGATCGAAAAACGCTCCGTCGATGTGCTGACCGAAAGCAAGGTAAACCGCATTTCGAAGTCCCTTGACGATCAGCAGGCCGCCCTTGACGGCCTGCTGCTGAAATCCCGCCGTCCGGGCCTTGGGGGCAATACGCGTTTGGCTGGTGCGGAGACAATCCACTCCATGGAACACAAAACCGCCTTTGATCGCTATATCCGTTCTGGTGTTGAGCAGGATCTGCGTCAGCTCGAAGCAAAGGCCATGGCGACGACGTCCGATCCGGATGGCGGCTATTTGGTGCCTGATCAGATCGAAGCCGAAGTCGGCAAACGTCTGGCGGCCATTTCGCCCATTCGCGCCATCGCCGATGTACGGGAAGTCTCCGGCTCGGTGCTGAAAAAGCCATTCGCCATCAGCGGCCCAGCGGTCGGTTGGGTGGGGGAAACCGCTTCCCGCCCGCAGACTGACGCCTCCACCCTGTCGGAACTGGCATTCCCAACCATGGAACTCTATGCAATGCCAGCAGCCACCCCAAGCCTGCTGGATGACGGGGCGATCAATATTGAAGAATGGATCGCGGCCGAAGTGGAGGCAGCCTTTGCCCAGCAGGAAGGCGCAGCCTTCGTCAATGGCGATGGCGTCAACAAACCAAAAGGCTTCATGGCCGAAACGAGCGTCGATGAAGCCTCCTGGAGCTGGGGCAATCTGGGCCATATCAAGACTGGTGCCGCCGGGGCCTTTGCCAGTTCCGATCCGGGTGATGCCCTGATCGAGCTGATCTATAGCCTCAAGGCGGGCTATCGCCAGAATGCCCAATTTGTGATGAACCGCCGCACGCAGGCCACCATCCGCAAACTGAAAGACTCGGACGGCAATTATCTCTGGCAGCCGCCAGCGGGCGTTGGTGCCAAGGCGTCTCTGCTCAACTTCGCCATCACCGAAGCGGAAGACATGCCGGACATCGCCGCCAGCTCCAATGCAGTCGCTTTTGGCGATTTCAAACGTGGCTATCTGATTGTCGACCGCCTTGGCCTGCGGATCCTGCGCGATCCATTCTCCGCCAAGCCTTACGTCCTCTTCTACACCACCAAGCGTGTGGGCGGTGGCGTACAGGATTTTGACGCGATCAAATTGCTCAATTTCGCAGCCTGA
- a CDS encoding head-tail connector protein, with amino-acid sequence MSATLLTPPQIEPVSLSDIKAYLKIDHSEEDDLLRAFLTSARIHLEQLIGQHLITQTWRVILDCPFERVMSLPVAPLGAILSAAFLSSDGVLVDLGSEAFCINQPSGPATIRAIGGQVALAGYRLQLDVETGFGATAEEVPAPLLQAIRMITAEWYERRLIADPGSLPALSKALAPLIAPYRAVRL; translated from the coding sequence ATGTCGGCGACTTTATTGACACCACCCCAGATCGAGCCCGTCAGCCTGTCTGACATCAAGGCCTATCTGAAGATCGACCATAGCGAGGAAGACGATTTGCTGCGTGCTTTCCTCACCAGTGCGCGCATCCACCTGGAACAGTTGATCGGCCAGCATCTGATCACCCAGACCTGGCGGGTTATTCTTGATTGTCCGTTCGAGCGTGTGATGAGCCTGCCTGTCGCCCCGCTTGGCGCCATTCTCAGTGCCGCTTTCCTGTCTTCCGATGGTGTTTTGGTGGATTTGGGCAGCGAAGCTTTTTGCATCAACCAACCAAGCGGCCCGGCAACCATTCGCGCCATTGGCGGTCAAGTGGCCTTGGCTGGCTATCGCCTGCAACTCGATGTCGAAACCGGCTTCGGTGCAACGGCAGAAGAGGTGCCCGCGCCCTTGCTGCAAGCCATCCGGATGATCACCGCCGAATGGTATGAACGCCGCCTGATTGCCGATCCCGGCTCTTTGCCCGCACTCTCCAAGGCACTTGCCCCATTGATCGCGCCCTATCGCGCTGTAAGGCTGTGA
- a CDS encoding phage head closure protein — MTETNATSFAFDPSALRHRICLKKPAEPNADWQTPESLETIATVWAGILSAQSRQNLAADQIDNAEEISFVMRYRSDLDGIAHVEEGGQSYALQSMHDPDHRKNWLILKVRSEIGHGL, encoded by the coding sequence ATGACCGAGACAAACGCCACTTCCTTCGCCTTTGATCCGTCAGCCTTGCGTCATCGGATCTGCCTCAAAAAGCCAGCTGAGCCTAATGCAGACTGGCAAACACCTGAAAGCCTTGAGACCATTGCCACAGTTTGGGCTGGCATCCTGTCCGCGCAGTCGAGGCAAAATCTGGCCGCAGACCAAATCGACAATGCTGAAGAGATCAGCTTTGTGATGCGGTATCGCAGCGATCTCGATGGCATTGCGCATGTCGAAGAAGGAGGGCAAAGCTATGCGCTCCAATCCATGCATGACCCGGATCACCGCAAGAACTGGCTGATCCTTAAAGTGCGAAGCGAGATTGGTCATGGTCTCTAG
- a CDS encoding DUF3168 domain-containing protein → MTLAAAQLETATHACLIADTSLTDLLGGAKIYAQAPRKSAFPYVTLAVALSRDWSTGTDDGEDHRLILTVWAAIDRRGQLTAILDRLSILMQRENLTLPNHHLVNLHHQSSEIRADPRNGALQALLQMRAVTEPNAN, encoded by the coding sequence ATGACTCTTGCAGCCGCGCAACTGGAAACAGCCACTCATGCGTGCCTCATTGCAGACACAAGTCTGACCGACTTGCTCGGTGGCGCCAAGATTTACGCCCAAGCGCCCCGCAAAAGCGCCTTTCCCTATGTCACTCTCGCAGTAGCTCTGTCGCGAGATTGGAGCACCGGAACTGATGATGGGGAAGACCATCGCCTGATCCTTACGGTTTGGGCGGCGATTGATCGTCGTGGGCAACTGACGGCAATATTGGATAGGCTCTCAATCCTGATGCAAAGGGAAAACCTGACCCTTCCAAACCACCATCTGGTCAATCTGCATCACCAAAGCAGCGAAATCCGTGCCGACCCGCGCAATGGCGCTTTGCAAGCTCTGCTGCAAATGCGTGCAGTGACTGAACCGAACGCCAATTGA
- a CDS encoding phage major tail protein, TP901-1 family codes for MTAQRGKDLLLKVRNEADSAFVTVAGLRARSLSFNAESVDITHTESAGQWRELLSGGGMRRASLSGSGLFKDGESDDRLRSLFFSGETVQWQVIIPDFGTLEGPFQISALEYSGQHDNELTFEIAMESAGALSFTAL; via the coding sequence ATGACTGCACAACGCGGTAAAGACCTCTTGCTCAAAGTGCGCAACGAAGCCGACAGCGCCTTTGTCACCGTCGCGGGCCTGCGGGCGCGCAGCCTATCCTTCAATGCCGAAAGCGTCGACATCACCCACACGGAATCCGCAGGGCAATGGCGCGAATTGCTCTCCGGTGGCGGCATGCGGCGGGCAAGCCTGTCTGGCAGTGGCCTGTTCAAGGATGGCGAAAGCGATGATCGTTTGCGGTCTTTGTTTTTCTCAGGCGAAACGGTCCAGTGGCAGGTCATCATCCCAGACTTTGGCACATTGGAAGGGCCATTCCAGATTTCAGCACTCGAATATTCCGGCCAGCATGACAATGAACTGACCTTCGAGATCGCCATGGAATCCGCTGGTGCCCTCAGCTTCACAGCGCTTTAG
- a CDS encoding gene transfer agent family protein has product MANKRRGEIDLTLDGKTYPLCLTFGALAELEDKMGLANIGELAGRFSNGQVRSADLIRILGVALRGGGNDVSDRQAASMRCEGGAGALAVALVELLQLTFNPEPSPPKTP; this is encoded by the coding sequence TTGGCAAACAAAAGACGCGGAGAGATTGATCTCACCCTCGATGGTAAGACGTATCCTCTTTGCCTGACCTTCGGGGCCTTGGCCGAATTGGAAGACAAGATGGGACTTGCCAATATCGGTGAATTGGCGGGCCGTTTTTCCAATGGACAGGTCCGCAGCGCGGATCTTATCAGGATTTTGGGCGTGGCCTTGCGTGGGGGCGGCAACGATGTCTCTGATCGACAAGCCGCCTCAATGCGTTGCGAGGGAGGGGCGGGTGCTTTGGCGGTGGCACTGGTAGAGCTGTTGCAACTCACCTTTAACCCGGAACCAAGCCCCCCAAAAACACCATGA
- a CDS encoding phage tail assembly chaperone: MRGAESQHTGVAEVAFPWTLYSAIALRGLCWTPEIFWQSTPREVCMAFAVNQQISPPFDRATLDQLQQAFPDEGQSQQF, from the coding sequence ATGAGGGGAGCAGAAAGCCAGCATACGGGTGTCGCAGAAGTGGCTTTTCCGTGGACCTTATATTCTGCCATTGCCTTGCGGGGGCTTTGTTGGACGCCAGAGATCTTCTGGCAATCCACCCCGCGGGAAGTGTGTATGGCATTCGCGGTGAATCAGCAGATTTCGCCTCCCTTTGATCGCGCGACCCTTGATCAGTTGCAACAAGCTTTCCCCGATGAGGGGCAGTCCCAACAGTTTTGA
- a CDS encoding phage tail tape measure protein, translating to MSAEVVETAVIEVEADLKSFTRDLNAAKKQADMLGDKVGDAMADALIGGRSLEQIFRNLALDVSKGFLTAGIAPLRELVSGGVSNLAQGFLSSLLGTSASQGIVGGMTPFATGGVVNGPTLFPMGAGAGLMGEAGPEAILPLQRGPDGRLGVSTGSGQSAAVSIVMNITTPDAHSFAKSENQIATKLARAVGRGRRGL from the coding sequence ATGTCCGCAGAAGTCGTGGAAACAGCGGTCATCGAAGTGGAAGCCGATCTCAAGTCCTTCACCAGGGATCTCAACGCCGCCAAAAAGCAGGCCGATATGCTGGGTGACAAGGTTGGCGATGCGATGGCTGATGCCCTGATCGGTGGCCGTAGTCTTGAACAGATTTTTCGAAATCTCGCACTGGATGTCAGTAAGGGCTTTTTGACAGCAGGCATTGCCCCTTTGCGGGAGTTGGTCTCGGGCGGCGTTTCAAATCTTGCGCAAGGCTTTCTTTCTTCCTTGCTGGGTACGTCCGCATCACAGGGCATCGTCGGCGGCATGACACCCTTTGCAACAGGCGGCGTGGTCAATGGGCCGACTTTGTTCCCTATGGGGGCAGGGGCGGGCCTGATGGGAGAAGCGGGCCCTGAAGCCATTTTGCCGTTGCAACGAGGGCCCGATGGTCGCCTCGGCGTCTCTACCGGATCTGGCCAGAGCGCAGCGGTTTCCATCGTGATGAATATAACCACACCGGATGCGCATTCCTTTGCCAAATCGGAAAATCAGATAGCAACAAAATTAGCCCGCGCCGTCGGACGGGGACGGCGCGGGCTTTAA
- a CDS encoding DUF2460 domain-containing protein encodes MNGFHETLFPLHVGFGASGGPMRKTDIAALVSGFEERNARWANSRRSYDAGTGLRSLRDLQTVLSFFEERRGRLYGFRFRDPLDHASCPIGQQPQASDQSLGLGDGETVSFHLTKTYGGLHVPYQRKITKPVAGSVLIAVDGAAVNDVAIDEATGVVTFATPPYAGSSLTAGFQFDVPVRFDTDQLEFSLSGFEAGDIPSVPLMEIRL; translated from the coding sequence ATGAACGGATTTCATGAAACTCTCTTCCCCTTGCATGTAGGCTTTGGCGCTTCGGGCGGGCCGATGCGCAAGACCGACATTGCGGCTCTGGTCTCAGGCTTTGAGGAGCGCAATGCCAGATGGGCCAACTCCAGACGCAGCTATGATGCCGGCACCGGTTTGAGGTCCCTGCGCGATCTGCAAACGGTGCTCTCCTTCTTCGAAGAAAGGCGAGGGCGGCTTTATGGCTTCCGGTTTCGCGATCCCCTGGATCATGCCTCCTGTCCCATTGGTCAGCAGCCGCAGGCAAGCGATCAGTCTCTGGGCTTGGGAGATGGTGAAACGGTCAGTTTCCATTTGACTAAGACCTATGGTGGCTTGCATGTCCCCTATCAACGCAAAATTACCAAGCCAGTGGCCGGTTCGGTGCTCATCGCGGTGGATGGCGCTGCGGTCAACGATGTCGCAATCGATGAAGCAACGGGGGTGGTCACCTTTGCCACCCCGCCATACGCAGGCAGCTCGCTGACAGCAGGGTTTCAGTTTGATGTTCCGGTCCGCTTCGACACCGACCAACTGGAATTCTCACTCAGTGGCTTTGAAGCCGGCGACATCCCGTCTGTGCCCTTGATGGAGATCCGCCTATGA
- a CDS encoding DUF2163 domain-containing protein, with product MKSLTPDLAAHLQTGATTLATCWILKRTDGFTLGFTDHDEPLTLEEVTCEPATGMTGSEMRQSHGFASDDQDISGILSSSAISETDLISGRYDGATIETWRLNWQSPEQKLHLRTGYLGEVKRTETSFQAEIRGLSVAMEQEQGRIYQYGCDATCGDLRCGLDLTRPDLHFDGTIIATSSQTNLTVNFTNRPSAGRLDLGQMTLLSGEAEGMVFDIMSHNHAEEHDQLELWLPLHGDVAPGDQVLVQVGCDKSFATCRDIYANQQNFRGFPHIPGNDFVLSAPDQHQVRDGSTLMKE from the coding sequence ATGAAAAGCCTAACCCCTGACCTCGCTGCCCACTTGCAAACGGGAGCGACGACGCTCGCCACCTGCTGGATTCTCAAACGCACCGACGGCTTCACGCTTGGTTTTACCGATCATGATGAGCCTCTGACCCTGGAAGAGGTAACGTGCGAACCTGCTACCGGCATGACAGGCTCCGAAATGCGCCAAAGCCACGGCTTTGCCAGCGATGATCAGGACATCAGTGGCATTCTGTCATCAAGTGCAATTTCGGAAACCGATTTGATCTCCGGCCGCTATGACGGCGCGACTATCGAGACATGGCGGCTCAATTGGCAGTCGCCGGAGCAAAAACTGCACTTGCGCACCGGCTATCTGGGCGAAGTGAAACGCACAGAAACTAGCTTTCAAGCGGAAATTCGCGGGCTCTCAGTGGCGATGGAGCAGGAGCAGGGCCGGATCTATCAATATGGCTGTGATGCCACCTGTGGCGATCTGCGCTGCGGTCTCGATTTGACAAGGCCGGATTTGCATTTTGATGGCACCATAATTGCCACATCCAGCCAAACAAATTTGACCGTCAATTTCACCAACCGCCCCTCTGCTGGTCGCCTCGATCTCGGTCAGATGACGCTCTTGTCCGGTGAGGCTGAGGGCATGGTGTTTGACATCATGAGCCACAACCATGCCGAAGAGCACGATCAGTTGGAGCTTTGGTTGCCACTTCATGGCGATGTGGCTCCCGGTGATCAAGTTCTTGTCCAGGTGGGCTGCGACAAGAGCTTTGCGACCTGCCGCGATATCTATGCCAATCAGCAGAATTTCCGTGGCTTTCCGCACATTCCGGGAAATGACTTTGTGCTGAGTGCCCCTGATCAGCATCAGGTCAGGGACGGTTCTACCCTGATGAAGGAATGA
- a CDS encoding NlpC/P60 family protein gives MKARSEIAIGVEDILSEALSWEGTPYRHQASCKGFGCDCLGLVRGVYSAFWPNDTPIPTYNPGWADAGGTETLAEGAARYLVSKRLEDRSPGDVLLFRYRSEFPAKHAGILLTGNQFLHAHHNSAVCRASLSDWWERRIAYAFAFPLSLARQTNKREIHP, from the coding sequence ATGAAGGCGCGATCTGAAATCGCAATTGGGGTTGAGGATATTTTGTCCGAAGCGCTGAGCTGGGAAGGTACCCCTTACCGTCATCAGGCCAGTTGCAAGGGCTTTGGTTGTGATTGCCTCGGGCTCGTGCGCGGTGTCTACAGTGCCTTCTGGCCGAATGATACGCCTATCCCCACCTACAATCCGGGATGGGCAGATGCTGGCGGCACTGAAACACTGGCAGAAGGGGCGGCTCGATATCTCGTCTCCAAGCGGCTCGAAGATCGAAGCCCCGGTGATGTGTTGTTGTTCCGCTATCGGTCCGAGTTCCCCGCCAAACATGCGGGCATATTGCTCACTGGGAACCAGTTTCTGCATGCTCACCACAATAGTGCCGTTTGCCGTGCTTCCCTGTCCGACTGGTGGGAGAGACGCATCGCCTATGCTTTCGCCTTTCCCCTGTCTCTGGCGAGACAAACCAACAAGAGGGAGATACATCCATGA